The Acidicapsa acidisoli genome window below encodes:
- a CDS encoding CRTAC1 family protein has translation MTWAYAVALLAYGFGVPVWAQQERLAQGGRTSVVIEEAAGKSKRTASAAADGFVDSGPVVFMDVTKQAGLSGWKHVMGAADKRLIIDTNGSGVGLIDYDNDGWLDIYLVNGSTFAAEDGKQTPPHAALFHNNHDGTFTDVAAKAGVTNDRWGFGVAIADFDNDGWPDIFVSNWGKNRLYHNNHDGSFTDVAEKAGVQLGNWSDGATWGDYDGDGRLDLFVSGYVHFDRDNLPYEKTTATGYSYCEFRGVHVMCGPRGLEGEPDHLFHSNGDGTFTDASVKAGVSDQGNKYYGITAVFADVNNDGKPDLVVANDSTLSYLYLNRGDGTFEDASLSSGFGLNEDGREVAAMGVAVGDYLNNGRLDFAVTDFSDEAKLLLRNEGKGAFTEASMSSGIGRKTLPFLGWGDGFLDYDNDGWLDLLLINGHIYPAADTSDWGTSYAQRPQLFHNLSNGKFEEVSAVKGTGLAMVISGRGAAFGDLFNDGKIDVVINLIDGPPVLLRNVNSDRHHWVEMKLVGGEKSPRDAVGAAVYLSANGMRQRQDVLSGGSYVSTNDPRVHFGLGDAADAGSSEIHWPSGAVETVKLPAVDRIYTIVEGKGITAVLCGGQLCAPSAQPAKPDGRP, from the coding sequence ATGACATGGGCGTACGCCGTGGCGCTTTTGGCTTACGGCTTCGGTGTGCCCGTGTGGGCGCAGCAAGAGAGGCTGGCGCAGGGAGGGCGCACATCCGTTGTTATCGAGGAAGCGGCAGGCAAGTCCAAGCGCACGGCGTCCGCGGCCGCCGATGGATTTGTGGATTCTGGCCCCGTAGTATTTATGGATGTTACGAAGCAAGCGGGACTCTCGGGCTGGAAGCATGTGATGGGCGCGGCCGATAAGCGGCTGATTATAGACACCAACGGCTCCGGCGTCGGTTTAATCGACTACGATAACGACGGGTGGCTGGATATCTATCTAGTCAACGGCTCGACCTTTGCCGCCGAGGATGGCAAGCAGACGCCGCCTCACGCAGCGCTCTTCCACAACAACCATGACGGCACGTTTACCGACGTGGCTGCGAAGGCCGGTGTCACAAACGACCGCTGGGGCTTTGGCGTTGCCATTGCTGATTTCGATAACGATGGCTGGCCGGATATCTTTGTCAGTAACTGGGGTAAGAACCGGCTCTACCACAACAATCACGACGGGAGCTTTACCGACGTTGCGGAAAAAGCCGGGGTACAGCTGGGAAACTGGTCCGACGGCGCAACCTGGGGCGACTATGACGGCGATGGTCGACTCGATCTCTTCGTCTCCGGCTATGTGCACTTCGACCGCGACAATTTGCCCTATGAGAAGACCACAGCGACGGGCTACTCCTACTGCGAGTTCCGTGGCGTGCACGTGATGTGCGGTCCGCGCGGACTCGAGGGCGAGCCCGATCATCTCTTCCACAGCAACGGCGACGGGACCTTTACCGATGCGAGCGTGAAGGCCGGGGTGTCGGATCAGGGGAACAAGTACTACGGTATAACGGCGGTCTTTGCGGACGTGAACAATGACGGCAAGCCCGATCTGGTGGTGGCCAACGATTCCACGCTGAGCTATCTTTATCTCAATCGCGGCGACGGCACCTTTGAGGATGCGAGCCTGTCTTCAGGCTTCGGGCTCAACGAGGATGGGCGCGAGGTCGCGGCGATGGGCGTGGCTGTGGGCGATTATCTCAACAACGGCCGGCTCGACTTTGCCGTTACCGATTTTTCCGACGAAGCCAAGCTGCTGCTTCGCAACGAAGGCAAGGGCGCATTCACCGAGGCGTCCATGTCTTCAGGCATCGGGCGGAAGACGCTTCCGTTTCTTGGCTGGGGAGACGGCTTTCTCGATTACGACAACGACGGCTGGCTCGATCTGCTGCTGATCAACGGACATATCTACCCGGCAGCCGACACTTCGGACTGGGGCACTTCGTATGCGCAGCGGCCGCAGCTGTTCCACAACCTCAGCAATGGAAAGTTCGAGGAGGTTTCAGCGGTGAAGGGCACTGGTCTCGCGATGGTCATCTCAGGGCGCGGCGCGGCGTTTGGTGATCTGTTCAACGACGGCAAGATCGATGTGGTCATCAACCTCATCGATGGGCCGCCGGTGTTGCTCAGGAATGTGAATTCGGATCGTCATCACTGGGTTGAGATGAAGCTCGTGGGCGGGGAAAAGAGCCCGCGCGACGCGGTGGGAGCTGCTGTGTATCTTTCGGCCAACGGCATGCGTCAGCGGCAGGATGTGTTGAGCGGCGGCAGTTATGTTTCGACCAACGATCCGAGGGTGCACTTTGGCCTGGGAGACGCTGCGGATGCCGGTAGCTCGGAGATCCACTGGCCCTCCGGCGCAGTGGAAACCGTGAAGCTGCCGGCTGTCGACCGCATTTACACGATCGTCGAGGGCAAAGGGATTACCGCTGTATTGTGCGGCGGCCAGTTATGCGCCCCCTCGGCACAACCTGCAAAGCCCGATGGGCGACCTTAG
- a CDS encoding TonB-dependent receptor, protein MRYLPHSKESQRSNFSSSIPWVALAFTVVAGCFLLLAPRQASAQASAGVTGTVTDNSGAVISGAKVTIVNEATSVSTSTTTESAGTYAFRALSPARYTITVNAEGFKREVKNSVDVEVSTTSTVDFALSPGATSETVQVTAEQIALNTTQPELGSTIESEVVDALPTEVSGRGRQVDQLQFLSPGTTGSTFSHRINGGVDFEEEIVYNGIPWPQSETEGYSQNVNPPFDLVQEFRVERSNFTSQYGLSQGAITYTMKSGTNKYHGSAFEINRNSMFDSVGFFNGKSWNGSGAPPTDHENNYGFSIGGPIRIPHLYDGRNKTFGNYSQEWFKQAVENTGLSTVPTAQEKTGDFTDFVNSSTGALIPIYVPPGFNCDGLTPGQQFQYNGTLNVIPPSCISPTAALLIPYIPNPDRPGSGVGGLDSNKNFAPNSFPNLQHVWGFVVDQTLTPTQSLHYTQWRNSYSATDFDNAPLVLAPNPLNSMKFEPDLGSIFLLNYTNTLTPHLVMTAGVGWFGEINNQFNDTKGYTFPAVANENVPPYFTWSGQHALTDWGTQGSWLQSINRKLGTAIVNNWLWTKGRHTFNIGGEYRRSYQDDNEEQTEGGHFAFSNYETSNPSSPNFSSEGSAFASFLLGIPDAANRSESQELRLRNRAFSPYIQDDIKLSPKLTVNLGLRWDIQIPFTEDHNLIVFLDPNHPGTDPDGNIPGAMTQFGNCNGCSGYDRASIHWGHVGPRLGFAYKVSDKMVVQGGYDIAFLDGGAYEYGTSKVAVNYGNLLTGSFVRNASGSNVSSYGSWDTNILPAPQITPFSPSIGNGQNIDAFSQSDGFAPYSQQWNLQVQRELPYNMFVLVAYAGNKVIHLPSKLNNLAEMNPNNNGQYGDVLSKCPANAGNPVLSDTFASGCAQADGFTLPYANFVTDFGSSSTVAQSLSPYPQFASIFNNFEGSGTTFYNSLQIEVDKRFSNGLSFLAGYTLSHLMDNTNSGFSSFTANGLNKYNQKSEWAVSTSDEPQTFKGSGTYELPIGPGKRWANNHTWANLAGGWQVGWILDYEEGSASNITENGTPWPSGPNNRPNRVQGVDLHTHSYKLERDYWVLGGHGTPPQIFNPQAFAVTPTQYVFGNAIRNYGAVRQPGIANEALNARKKFYFGEHLTGVLQVDYFNAFNRTIFKAPDFNASDGTFGEANSEGANNNAFNGSSNRQGQVQFRLEF, encoded by the coding sequence GTGAGATACCTTCCCCATTCCAAGGAGAGTCAGCGGAGTAACTTCTCAAGCTCAATCCCATGGGTTGCGCTTGCGTTCACAGTCGTGGCCGGATGCTTTCTGCTCTTGGCTCCGCGGCAGGCTTCGGCCCAAGCCAGCGCCGGCGTCACCGGCACCGTGACCGATAACAGCGGCGCGGTCATTTCCGGCGCCAAGGTCACGATTGTCAACGAAGCTACATCGGTTTCCACGAGCACTACGACGGAGAGCGCAGGAACGTACGCCTTCAGAGCCCTTTCGCCTGCGAGATACACCATTACGGTGAATGCGGAAGGATTCAAGAGGGAAGTGAAGAACAGTGTCGACGTCGAAGTCAGTACGACGTCGACGGTCGATTTCGCGCTTTCTCCTGGCGCAACGTCCGAAACAGTGCAAGTGACGGCCGAGCAGATTGCTCTTAACACCACCCAGCCGGAACTGGGCAGCACGATTGAGTCAGAGGTTGTGGACGCGCTGCCGACCGAAGTCTCGGGCCGCGGCCGCCAGGTGGACCAGTTGCAATTCCTCTCCCCTGGAACGACCGGAAGCACCTTCTCTCACCGGATCAACGGCGGTGTCGACTTCGAAGAAGAGATTGTCTACAACGGCATCCCCTGGCCGCAGTCGGAGACTGAAGGATACTCGCAGAACGTCAATCCGCCCTTTGACCTGGTGCAGGAGTTTCGCGTCGAGCGTTCCAACTTCACTTCGCAGTATGGACTGAGCCAGGGTGCGATCACCTACACCATGAAGTCCGGAACCAACAAATACCACGGCTCCGCCTTTGAGATCAACCGCAACAGCATGTTTGATTCGGTGGGCTTCTTTAACGGCAAGTCGTGGAATGGATCAGGAGCGCCCCCGACCGATCACGAGAACAACTACGGCTTCAGCATCGGTGGCCCCATCCGCATTCCGCATCTGTACGACGGCCGCAACAAGACCTTCGGCAACTACAGCCAGGAGTGGTTCAAGCAGGCCGTAGAAAATACCGGGTTATCGACCGTGCCTACGGCGCAGGAAAAGACAGGTGATTTCACCGATTTTGTGAATTCCAGCACGGGCGCGCTGATTCCGATTTATGTTCCACCTGGATTTAATTGCGACGGTCTAACGCCCGGACAGCAGTTCCAGTACAACGGCACGCTCAATGTGATTCCGCCAAGCTGTATCAGCCCGACCGCTGCTTTGCTCATTCCATATATTCCGAATCCCGATCGTCCAGGCAGCGGCGTCGGCGGATTGGACTCGAACAAGAACTTTGCGCCCAATTCCTTCCCGAATCTCCAGCATGTCTGGGGATTCGTGGTCGACCAGACGCTTACACCCACGCAGAGCCTGCACTATACCCAGTGGCGCAACAGCTATTCCGCTACCGACTTTGACAATGCTCCTTTGGTTCTGGCTCCCAATCCCCTCAACAGTATGAAGTTTGAGCCGGATTTGGGCAGCATCTTCCTGTTGAACTACACCAATACCCTCACGCCACATCTTGTCATGACGGCCGGTGTGGGGTGGTTCGGCGAGATCAACAACCAATTCAATGACACGAAGGGATACACGTTCCCCGCCGTGGCGAATGAGAATGTTCCCCCCTACTTCACGTGGAGCGGCCAGCACGCCCTTACGGATTGGGGCACTCAAGGCTCGTGGCTCCAGTCGATAAACCGCAAACTGGGAACGGCCATCGTGAACAACTGGCTGTGGACCAAGGGGCGGCATACCTTCAATATCGGCGGCGAATACCGCCGCAGCTATCAGGACGATAACGAGGAGCAGACCGAGGGCGGCCATTTCGCGTTCAGCAACTACGAAACCTCGAATCCGAGCAGCCCCAACTTCAGCAGCGAGGGAAGCGCTTTTGCCAGCTTCCTGCTCGGCATACCCGACGCGGCCAACCGCAGCGAGAGCCAGGAGCTGCGCTTGCGCAACCGGGCTTTTTCACCTTACATCCAGGATGACATCAAGCTGAGCCCCAAGCTGACGGTCAACCTCGGTCTGCGCTGGGATATCCAGATTCCGTTCACGGAAGACCATAACCTGATCGTGTTCCTCGATCCCAACCATCCGGGGACTGATCCCGACGGCAATATTCCTGGAGCGATGACCCAATTCGGCAACTGCAATGGCTGCTCGGGATACGACCGCGCGTCGATCCACTGGGGGCACGTTGGACCGCGTCTTGGATTTGCCTATAAGGTAAGCGACAAGATGGTGGTGCAGGGCGGCTACGACATCGCCTTCCTCGACGGCGGCGCTTACGAGTACGGCACCAGCAAGGTGGCAGTCAACTACGGCAACCTGCTGACCGGCTCGTTTGTGCGCAACGCCTCGGGCTCCAACGTTTCCTCCTATGGAAGCTGGGATACCAATATACTTCCCGCGCCGCAGATAACACCGTTCAGTCCATCGATCGGCAATGGGCAAAATATCGATGCCTTCAGCCAGAGCGACGGTTTTGCTCCCTACAGCCAGCAGTGGAACCTGCAGGTGCAGCGCGAGTTGCCTTACAACATGTTCGTGTTGGTCGCGTATGCAGGCAACAAGGTGATCCACCTGCCCAGCAAGCTCAACAATCTCGCCGAGATGAACCCGAACAACAATGGCCAATACGGGGATGTGCTGAGCAAGTGCCCAGCCAATGCCGGCAACCCCGTGTTGTCCGATACGTTTGCCAGCGGCTGCGCTCAGGCGGATGGCTTCACACTTCCTTATGCGAACTTCGTGACGGACTTTGGTTCCTCCTCGACCGTTGCCCAGTCGCTCTCGCCTTATCCCCAGTTCGCATCCATCTTCAACAACTTCGAAGGTTCGGGAACGACCTTCTACAACAGTCTCCAGATCGAGGTCGACAAGCGCTTCAGCAACGGTCTATCCTTCCTGGCTGGCTACACGCTTTCCCATCTGATGGACAATACCAACAGCGGCTTCTCGAGCTTCACCGCAAACGGTCTGAACAAATACAACCAAAAATCGGAGTGGGCAGTTTCAACCTCGGATGAGCCTCAGACGTTCAAAGGCAGCGGCACCTATGAGCTGCCCATCGGCCCCGGCAAACGATGGGCGAACAATCACACATGGGCCAACTTGGCGGGCGGTTGGCAGGTGGGTTGGATTCTCGACTACGAAGAGGGCTCGGCGAGCAATATCACCGAGAACGGCACTCCCTGGCCCAGCGGCCCTAACAATCGTCCAAACCGGGTTCAGGGAGTTGACCTTCATACCCACTCCTATAAGCTGGAAAGGGACTACTGGGTTCTGGGCGGACATGGAACGCCGCCGCAGATCTTCAATCCCCAGGCATTTGCGGTAACTCCCACGCAATACGTCTTTGGCAACGCCATTCGAAACTATGGCGCGGTAAGGCAGCCAGGCATCGCTAACGAGGCCCTGAACGCAAGGAAGAAGTTCTACTTCGGCGAGCATCTCACTGGCGTTCTGCAAGTGGATTACTTCAATGCGTTCAACCGAACTATCTTTAAAGCACCTGACTTTAACGCAAGCGACGGCACCTTCGGAGAGGCCAATAGCGAAGGTGCGAATAACAACGCCTTTAACGGCAGCAGCAACCGCCAGGGCCAGGTCCAATTCCGGTTGGAATTCTAG
- a CDS encoding tetratricopeptide repeat protein, which translates to MRWLTITVLLLTTAHLHGQATPVRQADAVCAKCHAEIYRTYLATPMANASGRALEKLKPDTFVHPASGVTYEVSNVEGKAELEYRTPQDPAWPHTVVLSYFLGSGHLATTYLYSIDSYLFESPVAWYAASKSYDMKPGMADMRQMVPPLPMQSNCLRCHMSAVQPSEAGTVNRYDGLAFLHTGITCEACHGDTQQHVATGGKATVVNPAKLDADRRDSVCVSCHLEGDVTVERAGKSALDYQPGEPISKYLAYFVRAGADLTARGVSEVEQLSQSTCKRMSGDRMSCTNCHDPHLTPAPEQKAAFFRSKCLACHSEPSFAATHHPENPDCTSCHMRRLAAGNILHVAWTDHRILRVPESEKAESAKTGGSALKAIFSPGATERDEAMAEYQLLMEGDRAFEALAWEHLSKLKSGIQQDRAALDALGNVSAERGDAETAEAAFRRVLTIDAEDLTARSNLGILLAREGKTEEAVAILRHAFEQNQYSAGLAMNLARVECMAGNSVAAQDTLKTALKYSPEQMDMRRLLQQVQACGGSDSR; encoded by the coding sequence GTGAGATGGCTGACAATCACGGTTCTGCTGTTGACGACGGCGCATTTGCATGGCCAGGCAACTCCCGTGCGTCAGGCAGATGCCGTGTGTGCAAAGTGTCATGCCGAGATATACCGTACCTATTTGGCGACGCCTATGGCCAATGCGAGCGGACGCGCTCTCGAGAAGTTAAAGCCGGACACGTTTGTGCATCCAGCGTCAGGCGTGACGTACGAGGTATCGAATGTCGAGGGCAAGGCGGAATTGGAATATCGTACGCCGCAAGACCCAGCTTGGCCACATACGGTTGTGTTGAGCTACTTTCTGGGCTCGGGGCACCTGGCAACGACGTATTTGTATTCGATCGACAGCTATTTGTTTGAGTCGCCCGTGGCGTGGTACGCGGCTTCAAAGAGCTATGACATGAAGCCGGGCATGGCCGATATGCGGCAGATGGTCCCGCCATTGCCTATGCAGAGCAACTGCCTGCGTTGCCATATGAGCGCCGTGCAGCCCAGCGAAGCAGGGACGGTCAATCGCTACGATGGACTTGCGTTTCTGCATACGGGGATTACCTGCGAGGCATGTCACGGAGATACGCAACAGCACGTCGCGACGGGCGGGAAGGCGACGGTGGTCAATCCGGCAAAGCTGGATGCGGACCGGCGAGATTCTGTGTGCGTCAGCTGCCATCTTGAGGGGGATGTTACGGTTGAGCGCGCGGGGAAGTCAGCGCTTGACTATCAGCCCGGAGAGCCGATCTCGAAGTATCTGGCTTACTTCGTGCGGGCAGGTGCTGATCTGACTGCGCGAGGCGTGAGTGAGGTGGAGCAGTTGAGCCAGAGCACATGCAAACGGATGAGCGGAGACAGAATGTCATGTACAAACTGCCACGATCCGCACCTTACTCCGGCTCCGGAGCAGAAAGCGGCATTCTTTCGAAGCAAGTGCCTGGCCTGCCATAGCGAACCCTCGTTTGCGGCAACTCATCACCCCGAGAACCCAGACTGCACAAGCTGCCATATGCGCCGGCTGGCTGCGGGGAATATTTTACACGTGGCATGGACGGATCATCGCATTCTTCGCGTACCCGAAAGTGAAAAGGCGGAAAGCGCAAAGACCGGCGGGAGCGCTCTGAAGGCGATCTTTTCACCGGGTGCAACGGAACGCGATGAGGCAATGGCTGAGTACCAATTGCTGATGGAGGGTGACCGGGCATTCGAGGCGCTGGCTTGGGAGCATCTTTCGAAATTGAAGTCTGGCATTCAGCAGGATCGCGCGGCATTGGACGCGCTGGGAAATGTGAGCGCGGAGCGTGGCGATGCGGAGACGGCGGAAGCAGCATTCCGGAGAGTGCTGACTATCGATGCCGAGGATCTGACAGCGCGATCGAACCTCGGGATCTTGTTGGCCAGGGAAGGCAAAACGGAGGAGGCTGTTGCGATATTGCGGCACGCCTTCGAGCAAAACCAATATTCGGCTGGATTGGCGATGAACTTGGCGCGTGTGGAGTGCATGGCCGGTAACTCCGTGGCAGCGCAGGATACGTTGAAGACCGCGCTTAAGTACTCTCCGGAGCAGATGGACATGCGGCGGTTGCTTCAGCAAGTGCAAGCGTGTGGTGGCTCAGACAGCAGATAA
- a CDS encoding tetratricopeptide repeat protein, translating into MERARARLRGWLRCFAASLLAISAVAAVAYQAEDEVTPGVQELYAQAKQAQQRGDNTTAIEKYRAMLKLAPHLAAAYNNLGMLYFDGHDYAHAAEVLKRGLELNPNMPTAAALLGMSYSQLGEDAKAEPLLRKALQSHPGDDRVEMMLARLLINEKKYEDAATHLNSFLGRNPKDQEGWYLLGKTYLQMSENALKKIDEIDPNSVVAHEISGEVDESMHNYDLALVEYKKAIDVAPQQPGTHMHMGDAYWNMGKWKSAQTEFRAEIVNDPNNCLARWKLANAILEDNASNDEALSEANRAIERCPALMQARVDRARALVRLGRQPEALPDLLMAEKDSPKEPSIRFLLAAVYRAQGKGAEAQAEMKIYATLEREASEAVAAQASDVSKIKSTAN; encoded by the coding sequence ATGGAACGAGCCCGAGCGCGGCTTCGCGGATGGTTGCGGTGTTTTGCCGCGTCGTTGCTAGCGATTTCCGCCGTCGCCGCAGTGGCTTATCAGGCTGAGGATGAGGTAACGCCGGGAGTACAGGAGCTTTATGCGCAAGCCAAGCAGGCGCAGCAGCGAGGCGACAACACGACGGCGATCGAGAAATACAGGGCTATGCTGAAGCTGGCGCCGCACTTGGCGGCAGCATACAACAACCTGGGCATGCTGTACTTCGATGGACACGACTATGCACATGCGGCAGAGGTGCTCAAGCGCGGGTTGGAACTCAATCCGAATATGCCGACCGCGGCTGCGCTACTGGGCATGAGTTATTCGCAACTAGGGGAAGATGCGAAGGCAGAGCCGCTTCTGCGCAAGGCGCTGCAGTCGCATCCCGGAGACGACCGGGTGGAGATGATGCTGGCGCGCCTGCTGATCAACGAAAAGAAATACGAAGACGCGGCGACTCACCTGAATAGCTTTCTGGGGAGAAATCCGAAAGACCAGGAAGGATGGTATCTGCTGGGCAAGACGTATTTGCAGATGTCGGAGAATGCGCTGAAAAAGATCGACGAGATCGATCCGAATTCCGTGGTGGCGCATGAGATTTCCGGCGAGGTGGACGAGAGCATGCATAACTACGACCTTGCCCTCGTGGAATACAAGAAGGCAATCGACGTGGCTCCGCAGCAGCCCGGGACGCACATGCACATGGGCGACGCATATTGGAACATGGGCAAATGGAAGTCGGCCCAGACGGAGTTCCGCGCGGAGATCGTCAACGACCCAAATAACTGCCTTGCACGCTGGAAGCTGGCAAACGCGATTCTGGAAGACAACGCCTCGAACGACGAGGCGCTGAGTGAGGCAAATCGCGCGATTGAACGCTGCCCCGCATTGATGCAGGCACGTGTGGACCGTGCGCGTGCCTTGGTTCGTTTAGGACGGCAGCCCGAGGCTCTGCCCGATCTGTTGATGGCGGAGAAGGATAGCCCAAAGGAGCCGTCGATTCGCTTTTTGCTTGCGGCTGTCTATCGCGCGCAAGGCAAGGGCGCCGAAGCACAGGCGGAGATGAAGATCTACGCCACCCTGGAGCGCGAAGCGAGCGAGGCCGTCGCTGCGCAAGCGAGCGATGTCAGCAAGATCAAGAGCACAGCCAACTGA
- a CDS encoding ABC transporter permease, with amino-acid sequence MSTFLQDLRYSLRQLFKNPGVSLTAILSLALGIGATVSVFSLIYSVLLNPWPYQGADRIANIALLDKSGEGQGYGLNGPQTRELVKAKSLEYVVAFNGWNLTVTGSDVPEDVQAMYFTGNVFQMLGVPAMLGRYFLPSDDPDGQEPQPVVVLNYKFWKRHYNGDRSVVGKTIQMVHKTYTVIGVMPPHFGFLGPDVYLPLKLSGSNTEQYGTFIKLRTGVKPETAATELEPYFQEFRKQTPDHYPKDYKKIEIQNLSHWVLHTISKTLYLLFGAVGLLLAIGCGNVSILLLARGTARQHEFAVRAAVGASSGRIVRQLLTESLILAITGAGLGVFLAYWSLGFIVDRLPEGSFPNEADFHIHMPVLLFSVGLALITGILFGLFPALQLARPEISQVMQSSTRKVAGSVGGKRLHSVLIAGQIALTLLLLTAAGIAIQGFVRMLHVNLGYNPHNVMSVGIPVHEHTFATWAERSAYFTQLRDRIATLPDVVSTGISTNATPPDSGWNQPFELQGKTGGEDQKASVNFVDSRYFSTLAIPVRQGRLWEETELKRGAPMAVVNETFVKHYFSNSNPLNSAIKIPSLKSEPSERLVAPGSDGWLQIIGVTADALDDGLDKPAKPAIYLPYSVNMWMWTQILVRSRNDPRSILHSVKQTIVGVNPDQQATLWDDGVLETWIRNQPVFARGRLVSVLFGAFSVLALLLAAVGLYSVVSYSVVQRTNEFGIRMALGAQKWHVLKIVFASAGISVGLGILAGLGLSFALNRLIAQWVENASASPLILLAASSLLLAVAAVACLLPAKRASGVDPMTALRCE; translated from the coding sequence ATGTCGACTTTTCTTCAGGATTTGCGTTACTCACTACGGCAGCTCTTTAAGAATCCAGGAGTTTCACTGACGGCGATTCTCTCTCTGGCCTTGGGCATCGGCGCCACGGTCTCCGTCTTCAGCCTTATTTATTCCGTGCTCTTGAATCCCTGGCCTTACCAGGGAGCGGATCGTATCGCCAATATTGCACTACTGGATAAGTCTGGAGAGGGCCAGGGCTATGGACTCAATGGCCCGCAGACACGGGAATTGGTCAAGGCCAAATCACTGGAATACGTCGTGGCTTTCAACGGGTGGAACCTGACCGTGACTGGCAGCGACGTACCGGAAGATGTCCAGGCAATGTATTTCACCGGCAACGTGTTTCAGATGCTGGGAGTACCCGCTATGCTGGGGCGGTACTTCCTGCCATCCGACGATCCCGACGGACAGGAGCCACAACCAGTCGTCGTGCTGAACTACAAGTTCTGGAAGCGTCACTATAACGGCGACCGGTCGGTCGTCGGCAAGACCATACAGATGGTGCATAAAACCTACACCGTGATTGGCGTGATGCCGCCTCACTTCGGATTCCTTGGTCCGGATGTCTATCTTCCACTGAAGCTTTCAGGTTCAAATACCGAACAGTACGGAACATTCATCAAGCTCAGGACTGGAGTGAAGCCGGAAACCGCTGCGACTGAGCTTGAGCCATACTTCCAGGAATTCCGAAAGCAAACACCCGATCATTATCCAAAGGATTACAAGAAAATTGAGATACAAAACCTGAGCCACTGGGTTCTGCACACAATCAGCAAAACCCTCTATCTGCTCTTTGGCGCCGTAGGATTGTTACTGGCGATTGGCTGCGGCAACGTTTCGATTCTGCTGCTGGCGCGGGGCACGGCCCGTCAACATGAATTTGCCGTTCGCGCCGCAGTTGGAGCCAGCAGCGGTCGGATTGTTCGTCAGTTGCTCACCGAATCGCTAATCCTGGCAATTACAGGAGCGGGTCTCGGCGTTTTTCTCGCCTACTGGAGTCTGGGATTCATTGTCGACCGCCTGCCTGAAGGGTCCTTCCCAAACGAGGCCGACTTCCACATACACATGCCAGTGCTGTTGTTCAGCGTCGGACTTGCCCTGATCACAGGAATACTCTTTGGACTCTTTCCCGCGCTCCAGCTGGCGCGTCCTGAAATCAGTCAGGTCATGCAATCCAGTACACGAAAAGTTGCTGGTAGCGTGGGAGGAAAACGACTCCACTCGGTTCTGATCGCCGGTCAAATCGCCCTGACGCTGCTTTTACTAACCGCCGCGGGTATTGCGATCCAGGGGTTCGTGCGCATGCTGCATGTAAATCTCGGCTACAACCCACACAATGTCATGTCGGTTGGAATTCCGGTTCATGAGCATACCTTCGCCACATGGGCAGAGCGGTCAGCTTACTTCACCCAGCTCCGAGATAGGATTGCAACCCTACCGGATGTCGTTTCAACCGGCATTTCAACCAACGCTACCCCGCCGGATAGTGGTTGGAACCAGCCCTTTGAACTCCAGGGCAAGACCGGAGGGGAAGACCAGAAGGCTAGCGTCAACTTCGTCGATTCACGCTACTTCAGCACCTTGGCGATTCCGGTCAGGCAGGGAAGGCTATGGGAAGAAACGGAACTCAAGCGTGGCGCTCCAATGGCCGTGGTCAATGAAACATTCGTGAAGCACTACTTCTCCAACAGCAACCCTCTCAACAGCGCGATTAAAATCCCATCGCTCAAGAGCGAACCTTCGGAAAGACTGGTTGCGCCTGGCAGCGACGGCTGGCTGCAAATCATTGGAGTTACCGCAGACGCGCTCGATGATGGCCTGGACAAGCCCGCAAAGCCAGCGATTTATCTCCCATATTCGGTCAATATGTGGATGTGGACCCAGATTCTGGTGCGCAGCCGCAATGATCCGCGCAGCATCCTCCACAGCGTCAAGCAGACCATTGTCGGGGTCAATCCCGACCAGCAGGCCACACTCTGGGACGACGGCGTACTGGAAACATGGATTAGAAATCAACCGGTATTTGCGAGGGGACGCCTTGTTTCGGTCCTCTTCGGCGCGTTTTCTGTCCTCGCGCTTCTCCTGGCCGCCGTTGGTCTCTACAGCGTCGTTTCGTACTCCGTCGTGCAGCGCACCAACGAATTCGGCATCCGCATGGCGCTTGGCGCACAGAAGTGGCATGTGCTCAAAATCGTCTTCGCATCCGCGGGAATCAGCGTCGGCCTGGGCATTCTCGCAGGCCTTGGTTTAAGCTTCGCTCTCAACCGTCTCATTGCTCAGTGGGTTGAGAATGCCTCGGCAAGCCCCCTCATTCTCCTGGCTGCTTCTTCTTTACTGCTCGCCGTGGCTGCGGTGGCCTGCCTGCTTCCGGCCAAGCGCGCCTCGGGAGTCGATCCTATGACCGCGCTACGATGTGAATGA